One part of the Acidimicrobiales bacterium genome encodes these proteins:
- the dnaE gene encoding DNA polymerase III subunit alpha — MPDSFTHLHLHTEFSMLDGAARVKEVIGAAAADGQPAIGITDHGNMYGVLDFYKECREQGITPVIGTEAYMALEHREERPVRRGRIDDTGGDGDEGEKLYYHLTLLAETTQGYKNLMKLSSAAYLEGYYYKPRLDWELLARHGEGVIATTGCLGGVVLQALLKGDFEGAVAKAARLQDIFGKDSLFVELQDHGLAKQHKTNPQLIEIAHRIGAPLLATNDAHYTRRDDHVAHDALLCVQTGASLSDEKRFKFEGEEHYLKSAAEMRHLFKDYPEACDNTLWIAERAQVEIEFGKPKLPEFPLPSGFTSEDEYLRHLTYEGARQRYGDSLPVAVTDRLDYELGVIKDMGFSAYFLVVWDLIRFAKERRIRVGPGRGSAAGCCVAYCLQIVDLDPIRYDLLFERFLNPGRKQMPDIDMDFDDRYRGEMIKYAAERYGWDHVAQIVTFSTIKARAAVRDAARVLGYPYAVGDKVAKAMPPLVMGRDTPLYACLEKHPKYEDGYKMAAELREMYAADPDVAKVIDVAKGLEGLRRQDGIHAAAVVITHEPLTEYLPIQRKPESGKPVEEAPIVTQYEMHGVEELGLLKMDFLGLRNLSVIEQALDLIEESTGTRPDIDNVPLDDEKTLAMLRRGESIGVFQLEGGPMRALMRSLAPTSFDDVAALVALYRPGPMAANMHNDYADRKNGRKPIIYLHADLEELLGDTQGLMIYQESMMRVAQKFAGYSLEEADNLRKAAGKKVREIMAREREKFVAGCDATGYGRDIGTALFDVIEPFADYAFNKSHSYGYGFVAYQTAWLKANHQVEYLAALLTSVKDDKDKTAVYLSECRTIGIQVLVPDVNVSASDFIARGETIPFGMSAIRNVGEGLVERMVMEREKNGPFTDFYDFCERVDPMVLNKRSVESLIKAGAFDSMGHPRHGLLLVFEQIVDRMLARRREAELGIMSLFGDAPAGDDAPPAFDDARIPIPDREFDKAQKLAFEKEMLGLYVSDHPLMGAETALRKHTESTISELREGSTDGAVRWVGGVVTALARRYTKKGDLMATFHLEDLQSSVECWVFPRVMQEYGWMLADDAIVCVKARLDTRDDTPKLTVLELKKPELVLDGGPPVRIELPLNSLTDKLVEQLKELLVTHGGDSPVYLHVGQKILRLPDEFNVDARNGLLGEIRVLLGPNALVS, encoded by the coding sequence GTGCCGGATTCCTTCACCCACCTCCACCTCCACACCGAGTTCTCGATGCTCGACGGCGCCGCCCGGGTGAAGGAAGTCATCGGCGCGGCGGCGGCCGACGGCCAGCCCGCCATCGGCATCACCGACCACGGCAACATGTACGGCGTCCTCGACTTCTACAAGGAGTGCCGGGAACAGGGCATCACCCCGGTCATCGGCACCGAGGCCTACATGGCGCTCGAGCACCGGGAGGAGCGGCCGGTTCGACGGGGGCGCATCGACGACACCGGCGGCGACGGCGACGAGGGCGAGAAGCTCTACTACCACCTCACCCTCCTGGCCGAGACCACCCAGGGCTACAAGAACCTGATGAAGCTGTCGTCGGCCGCCTACCTGGAGGGCTACTACTACAAGCCCCGGCTCGACTGGGAGCTGCTGGCCCGGCACGGCGAAGGCGTCATCGCCACCACCGGCTGCCTGGGCGGCGTGGTGCTGCAGGCTCTGCTGAAGGGCGACTTCGAGGGGGCGGTGGCCAAAGCCGCTCGCCTGCAGGACATCTTCGGCAAGGACTCGCTGTTCGTCGAGCTGCAGGACCACGGCCTGGCCAAGCAGCACAAGACCAACCCCCAGCTCATCGAGATCGCCCATCGCATCGGGGCGCCCCTGCTGGCCACCAACGACGCCCACTACACGCGGCGCGACGACCACGTGGCCCACGACGCCCTGCTGTGCGTGCAGACCGGCGCTTCGTTGAGCGACGAGAAGCGCTTTAAGTTCGAAGGCGAGGAGCACTACCTCAAGTCGGCCGCCGAGATGCGCCACTTGTTCAAGGACTATCCCGAGGCGTGCGACAACACCCTCTGGATCGCCGAGCGGGCCCAGGTGGAGATCGAGTTCGGCAAGCCCAAGCTGCCCGAGTTCCCCCTGCCGTCGGGCTTCACCTCCGAAGACGAGTACCTGCGCCACCTGACGTATGAAGGTGCACGGCAGCGCTACGGCGACTCGTTGCCCGTCGCCGTCACCGACCGGCTCGACTACGAGCTCGGCGTCATCAAGGACATGGGCTTCTCCGCCTACTTCCTGGTGGTGTGGGACCTCATTCGCTTCGCCAAGGAGCGGCGCATCCGGGTCGGCCCCGGCCGTGGGTCGGCGGCGGGTTGTTGCGTGGCCTACTGCCTGCAGATCGTCGACCTCGACCCCATCCGCTACGACCTGCTGTTCGAGCGCTTCTTGAACCCGGGCCGCAAGCAGATGCCCGACATCGACATGGACTTCGACGACCGCTACCGCGGCGAGATGATCAAGTACGCGGCCGAGCGCTACGGCTGGGACCACGTGGCCCAGATCGTCACCTTCTCCACCATCAAGGCCCGAGCCGCGGTGCGCGACGCGGCCCGGGTGCTGGGGTACCCCTACGCGGTGGGCGACAAGGTGGCCAAGGCCATGCCGCCGTTGGTCATGGGCCGCGACACCCCGCTGTACGCCTGCCTGGAGAAGCACCCCAAGTACGAAGACGGCTACAAGATGGCCGCCGAGCTGCGCGAGATGTACGCCGCCGACCCCGACGTGGCCAAGGTCATCGACGTGGCCAAGGGGCTCGAGGGCCTGCGCCGCCAGGACGGCATCCACGCCGCGGCCGTGGTCATCACCCACGAGCCGTTGACCGAGTACCTGCCCATCCAGCGCAAGCCGGAGTCGGGCAAGCCGGTTGAAGAAGCGCCCATCGTCACCCAGTACGAGATGCACGGCGTCGAAGAACTCGGCCTGCTGAAGATGGACTTCCTGGGGCTGCGCAACCTGTCGGTCATCGAACAGGCCCTCGACCTCATCGAGGAGTCCACCGGCACACGGCCCGACATCGACAACGTGCCGCTCGACGACGAGAAGACGTTGGCCATGCTGCGCCGGGGCGAGTCGATCGGCGTGTTCCAGTTGGAAGGCGGGCCTATGCGGGCGCTCATGCGCTCGCTGGCCCCGACCTCGTTCGACGACGTGGCCGCCTTGGTGGCGTTGTACCGGCCCGGGCCCATGGCGGCCAACATGCACAACGACTACGCCGACCGGAAGAACGGCCGCAAGCCGATCATCTACTTGCACGCCGACCTGGAAGAGCTCCTGGGCGACACGCAGGGGCTGATGATCTACCAGGAGTCGATGATGCGGGTGGCCCAGAAGTTCGCGGGTTACTCGCTGGAGGAAGCCGACAACCTCCGCAAGGCGGCGGGCAAGAAGGTCCGCGAGATCATGGCCAGGGAGCGCGAGAAGTTCGTGGCCGGCTGCGACGCCACCGGCTACGGGCGCGACATCGGCACCGCCCTGTTCGACGTGATCGAGCCGTTCGCCGACTACGCGTTCAACAAGTCGCACTCCTACGGCTACGGCTTCGTCGCCTACCAAACGGCCTGGCTCAAGGCCAACCACCAGGTCGAGTACCTGGCCGCCTTGTTGACCTCGGTCAAGGACGACAAGGACAAGACGGCCGTCTACCTCTCGGAGTGCCGCACCATCGGCATCCAGGTGCTGGTGCCCGACGTGAACGTGTCGGCCTCCGACTTCATCGCCCGGGGCGAGACGATCCCCTTCGGCATGTCGGCCATCCGCAACGTGGGCGAGGGCCTGGTCGAGCGCATGGTCATGGAACGGGAGAAGAACGGCCCGTTCACCGACTTCTACGACTTCTGCGAGCGGGTCGACCCCATGGTGCTCAACAAGCGCTCGGTCGAGTCGTTGATCAAGGCGGGCGCCTTCGACTCCATGGGCCATCCGCGCCACGGGTTGTTGCTGGTCTTCGAGCAGATCGTCGATCGCATGCTGGCCCGACGGCGCGAGGCGGAGCTGGGGATCATGTCGCTGTTCGGCGACGCGCCTGCGGGCGACGACGCCCCGCCCGCCTTCGACGATGCCCGCATCCCCATCCCCGACAGGGAGTTCGACAAGGCGCAGAAGCTGGCCTTCGAAAAGGAGATGCTCGGCCTCTACGTCTCCGACCATCCGCTGATGGGGGCGGAGACGGCGTTGCGCAAGCACACCGAGTCGACCATCTCGGAGTTGCGCGAGGGGTCGACCGACGGTGCCGTGCGATGGGTGGGCGGCGTGGTCACCGCCCTGGCCCGGCGCTACACCAAGAAGGGCGACCTCATGGCCACCTTCCACCTGGAGGACCTGCAGTCGTCGGTGGAGTGCTGGGTGTTCCCCCGGGTCATGCAGGAGTACGGGTGGATGCTGGCCGACGACGCCATCGTGTGCGTCAAGGCGCGGCTCGACACCCGCGACGACACGCCCAAGCTGACCGTGCTCGAGCTCAAGAAGCCCGAGCTGGTGCTCGACGGCGGCCCCCCCGTGCGCATCGAGCTCCCGCTCAACTCGCTGACCGACAAGCTGGTCGAGCAGTTGAAGGAGCTCTTGGTCACGCACGGGGGCGACTCGCCCGTCTACCTGCACGTCGGGCAGAAGATCCTGCGCCTGCCCGACGAGTTCAACGTCGACGCCCGCAACGGCTTGTTGGGTGAGATCCGCGTCCTCCTCGGCCCCAACGCCCTGGTGAGCTGA
- a CDS encoding chemotaxis protein CheB: protein MIRVVVVEDSASQRAHLVRALEAEGDIAVVALATDATAALGVVQEHRPEVVTVDLQLPGGGGRHAIEQIMAFAPTPILVLSATVTGPHSEAAVNALVSGALDAVPKPARWTAAAEAELRKRVRSLRGATVLRHPRGRRSADAGEPRRTRTVPVVAVAASTGGPPALAKLLAGLGGLRAAVLVVQHLHPDFIDGFVTWMARVSPLPVQPATDRAPLQAGAVYIAPGNAHLKVKDGRLMLDPEPRTLHRPSANELFKSVATSSGRRAVGVLLTGMGDDGATGLLAMRTAGAHTIAQDERSSAVYGMPRVAKAVGAAVEVLPLDAVAEAVKRSMKRVTG, encoded by the coding sequence GTGATCCGGGTCGTCGTGGTCGAGGACTCGGCGTCGCAACGGGCGCACTTGGTGCGGGCGCTCGAAGCCGAGGGCGACATCGCCGTGGTGGCCTTGGCCACTGATGCCACAGCCGCCTTGGGAGTGGTGCAGGAGCACCGGCCCGAGGTGGTGACCGTCGACCTGCAACTGCCAGGCGGGGGCGGGCGCCACGCCATCGAGCAGATCATGGCCTTCGCCCCCACGCCGATCCTGGTGCTGTCGGCCACCGTCACCGGGCCACACTCGGAAGCGGCGGTCAACGCCTTGGTGTCGGGCGCCCTCGACGCCGTCCCCAAGCCCGCCCGGTGGACGGCGGCAGCCGAGGCCGAGTTGCGCAAGCGGGTGCGGTCGCTGCGGGGCGCCACCGTGTTGCGCCATCCCCGCGGCCGCCGCAGCGCCGATGCAGGCGAGCCCCGTCGCACCCGCACGGTCCCGGTGGTGGCCGTGGCCGCGTCGACCGGGGGGCCGCCCGCGCTGGCCAAGCTTTTAGCGGGCTTGGGCGGGCTGCGCGCCGCCGTGCTCGTCGTGCAGCACCTGCACCCCGATTTCATCGACGGCTTCGTCACGTGGATGGCCAGGGTGTCGCCCCTGCCCGTGCAGCCCGCCACCGACAGGGCGCCGTTGCAGGCGGGTGCCGTCTACATCGCGCCGGGCAACGCCCACCTCAAGGTCAAGGACGGCCGCCTAATGCTCGACCCCGAGCCCCGCACGTTGCACCGGCCCTCGGCCAACGAGTTGTTCAAGTCGGTGGCCACCAGCTCCGGGCGCCGAGCGGTCGGGGTGCTGCTCACCGGGATGGGCGACGACGGCGCCACCGGCCTGCTGGCCATGCGCACGGCAGGCGCCCACACCATCGCCCAGGACGAGCGAAGCTCCGCGGTCTACGGCATGCCCCGGGTGGCCAAGGCCGTCGGCGCCGCCGTCGAAGTGCTCCCTCTCGACGCCGTCGCCGAGGCGGTGAAGCGGTCGATGAAGCGGGTGACGGGGTGA
- a CDS encoding chemotaxis protein CheW, with protein sequence MQALLLPVGPEWYAVDTAWAREVVAVPLVVPLPTAPSTVLGVFNLRGEIVPLFDAGALLGVGGSGDHPYAVVVDTALGLAALAAHAVPEVVDLGEQTGTADLPGALTTHTVGRRLAVLLDISAVLAPVRIGGRP encoded by the coding sequence GTGCAGGCGCTGCTCCTCCCCGTCGGGCCGGAGTGGTACGCCGTCGACACCGCCTGGGCGCGCGAGGTGGTGGCCGTGCCGTTGGTCGTCCCCCTGCCGACGGCACCGTCGACGGTGCTGGGCGTGTTCAACCTGCGAGGCGAGATCGTGCCCCTCTTCGACGCAGGCGCGTTGCTCGGCGTGGGCGGCTCGGGCGACCACCCCTACGCCGTCGTGGTCGACACCGCCTTGGGCCTGGCCGCCTTGGCCGCCCACGCCGTGCCCGAGGTGGTCGACCTGGGCGAGCAGACGGGCACGGCCGACCTGCCCGGTGCGCTCACCACCCACACGGTGGGCCGCCGCCTGGCGGTGCTGCTCGACATCAGCGCCGTGCTCGCCCCGGTTCGCATCGGAGGACGCCCGTGA
- a CDS encoding methyl-accepting chemotaxis protein, which produces MLAVSLPVAVVLSWVLTARSADNITRLTEEAGTAVAVAHADELTGWMNERRGDMRVVATLLRGRVGDRTAGELLTTVADTYGSYDAIYLTDLSGRVVASTGGATAPIDLLAQSWFTSAASGQPAVASPVPVQDTIVWPVAHPVTGADGRPAGVVIGDLKASMLAELIDKEDASVDSELLAVDRERRLVYSSTMGAITADADLLTKGAFSTRVSTVGANRGLAGETGSADYRNYRGTRVLAGFAPVEPLGWAVISTEARSTALAPVATGRRLALGMVVVATLAALAFAVWFARRTTRPILDLSDTADNVRDGRLDSRVEPGGSEEVNRLGQSFNSMVESLERLVSEVRSASLEVNSAASELSASSEELAATTTEQAAAVTETSATTEELARASASIADTVDEVASQAAETRDSLEQAQTDMEASSERTLALAERVNEITLILGLINDIADQTNLLALNAAIEAARAGEEGRGFAVVAEEVRRLAERSKASAGDITTIIEGVQSETNATVMAMEKGAKQMQRGLGLLEHVADATAQVRLTTQQQRSATAQVVETMEQLTDASGQVSATASQIAAAASTLASLASGLESTAARAAAAQG; this is translated from the coding sequence ATGCTGGCGGTGTCGTTGCCGGTGGCCGTCGTCCTGTCGTGGGTGCTCACCGCCCGCTCGGCCGACAACATCACCCGCCTCACCGAGGAGGCGGGCACGGCGGTCGCCGTGGCCCACGCCGACGAGCTCACGGGCTGGATGAACGAGCGACGGGGCGACATGCGGGTGGTCGCCACCTTGCTGCGAGGCCGCGTCGGCGACCGGACCGCAGGCGAGCTCCTCACCACGGTGGCCGACACGTACGGCAGCTACGACGCCATCTACCTCACGGACCTGTCGGGTCGGGTGGTGGCCTCCACCGGCGGGGCGACGGCGCCGATCGACCTCCTGGCCCAGTCGTGGTTCACCTCGGCGGCCTCCGGCCAGCCTGCGGTGGCGTCGCCCGTCCCCGTGCAGGACACCATCGTGTGGCCGGTGGCCCACCCGGTGACGGGCGCCGACGGCCGTCCCGCCGGCGTGGTGATCGGCGACCTCAAGGCGTCGATGCTTGCCGAGCTGATCGACAAGGAGGACGCGTCGGTCGACAGCGAGCTCCTGGCCGTCGACCGGGAACGTCGGCTGGTCTACTCCTCGACGATGGGCGCGATCACCGCCGATGCCGACCTCCTGACCAAGGGCGCCTTCAGCACCCGGGTCTCCACGGTGGGAGCCAACCGCGGGCTCGCCGGGGAAACCGGCAGCGCCGACTACCGCAACTACCGCGGGACCCGCGTGCTGGCAGGCTTCGCCCCGGTGGAGCCGCTGGGCTGGGCCGTGATCAGCACCGAGGCCCGCTCCACGGCACTGGCCCCGGTCGCCACCGGCCGTCGACTGGCGCTGGGCATGGTCGTGGTGGCCACCCTCGCCGCCCTGGCCTTCGCCGTGTGGTTCGCCCGGCGCACCACCCGGCCCATCCTCGACCTGTCCGACACCGCCGACAACGTCCGCGACGGCCGCCTCGACAGCCGGGTGGAGCCCGGCGGTTCCGAGGAGGTGAACCGGCTGGGCCAGTCGTTCAACTCCATGGTGGAGAGCCTCGAACGGCTGGTGTCGGAGGTGCGCTCGGCTTCGTTGGAGGTGAACTCCGCGGCCTCCGAGCTCTCGGCCTCGTCGGAAGAGCTGGCCGCCACCACCACCGAGCAGGCCGCGGCGGTGACGGAGACCTCGGCCACCACCGAGGAACTGGCGCGAGCCTCGGCGTCGATAGCCGACACCGTCGACGAGGTGGCCTCGCAAGCGGCCGAGACCCGCGACTCGTTGGAGCAGGCCCAGACCGACATGGAGGCATCCTCCGAACGAACGCTCGCCCTGGCCGAGCGGGTCAACGAGATCACCCTCATCCTCGGGCTCATCAACGACATCGCCGACCAGACCAACCTGCTCGCCCTCAACGCCGCCATCGAAGCGGCCCGGGCGGGCGAGGAAGGCCGGGGCTTCGCCGTCGTGGCCGAAGAGGTGCGCCGGCTGGCCGAACGGTCCAAGGCCTCGGCGGGCGACATCACCACCATCATCGAAGGCGTGCAGTCCGAGACCAACGCCACGGTCATGGCCATGGAAAAGGGCGCCAAGCAGATGCAGCGGGGGCTGGGCCTCCTCGAACACGTGGCCGACGCCACCGCCCAGGTGCGCCTCACCACCCAGCAGCAACGGTCGGCCACCGCGCAAGTGGTCGAGACCATGGAGCAGTTGACCGACGCCAGCGGACAGGTGTCGGCCACGGCTTCACAGATCGCGGCGGCGGCCTCGACGTTGGCGTCCCTGGCCTCCGGGTTGGAGTCGACGGCGGCGCGAGCGGCAGCCGCGCAGGGTTAG
- a CDS encoding hybrid sensor histidine kinase/response regulator has protein sequence MSKLGDFEEEFRQLFAEEAETRLLRLSTELLQLEEAGNDPELVASIFRDAHTLKGAAGMVGLDPVARVAHVMEDLLEELRQGERMASPRLVDGLLAAVDAVRRFIPELMAGEDRTDEAAVVEANVRALREEPVEEPPVPSTAPATAPPPPSAAPPIATPAPRSDQSGETIRVPVPRLDQLVRLVGEAAAAHLRMGRMLTDLVGTDPANVAEFRELSHVLNELQEKTMRARMVPVATITDNLHRAVRDVARSCGKDVHWEVRGDDTELDRSVLEQLADPLLHLVRNAVDHGIETAAEREAAGKPAQATVRLHAMQLGSEVILAVSDDGGGIDVGRVRDEASRRGADTTALSDEETLYLIFRSGLSTAEFISDVSGRGVGLDVVRTAVDATRGRIDVRSTPGEGTEFRIVVPITLAVLPCLLVEAGGRCYALPLHSVLVAQDAEHAPLRHAEGRLSVQVGSQAVPVSDLGAVLGADEPAEGPVVVVSGVTRRHAFRVDRLVGQRDVVVKGLGRLLPRLDVLAGASVEPDGSILVVLDAPGLIDRARSRRERPSTSGPALSTPRRGTILVVDDAMTVRELQRSILERAGYAVRTADDGVSALARLAEEPADLVMTDVEMPRMDGFALTEAIRAQPSTATIPVLILTSRAGDEDRQRGLEAGADGYIVKSAFDESGLLAAVERLLGRAS, from the coding sequence GTGAGCAAGCTCGGCGACTTCGAGGAGGAGTTCCGCCAGCTCTTCGCCGAAGAGGCCGAGACCCGCCTCCTGCGACTGTCGACCGAGCTGCTGCAGTTGGAGGAGGCGGGCAACGACCCCGAGTTGGTGGCGTCGATCTTCCGCGACGCCCACACCCTCAAAGGGGCCGCGGGCATGGTGGGCCTCGACCCCGTGGCCCGGGTGGCCCATGTCATGGAGGACCTGCTCGAGGAACTGCGCCAAGGCGAGCGCATGGCCTCGCCCCGCCTGGTCGACGGGCTACTGGCCGCCGTCGACGCCGTGCGCCGCTTCATCCCCGAGCTGATGGCGGGCGAAGACCGCACCGACGAGGCCGCGGTGGTCGAGGCCAACGTGCGGGCGTTGCGCGAGGAACCGGTGGAAGAACCGCCCGTGCCGTCGACGGCCCCTGCCACGGCGCCTCCGCCTCCGAGTGCGGCTCCGCCCATTGCCACGCCCGCGCCCCGCAGCGACCAGTCGGGCGAGACCATCCGGGTGCCCGTGCCTCGCCTCGACCAACTGGTGCGCCTGGTCGGGGAAGCCGCCGCCGCCCACCTGCGCATGGGCCGCATGCTCACCGACCTGGTGGGCACCGACCCGGCCAACGTGGCCGAGTTCCGCGAGCTGTCGCACGTGCTCAACGAGCTGCAGGAAAAGACCATGCGAGCGCGCATGGTGCCGGTGGCGACCATTACCGACAACCTCCACCGGGCCGTGCGCGACGTCGCTCGATCGTGCGGCAAGGACGTGCACTGGGAAGTGCGAGGCGACGACACCGAGCTCGACCGCAGCGTGCTCGAGCAGTTGGCCGACCCCTTGCTGCACCTGGTGCGCAACGCCGTCGACCATGGCATCGAGACCGCCGCCGAACGAGAGGCGGCGGGCAAGCCTGCCCAGGCCACCGTGCGCCTCCACGCCATGCAGTTGGGCTCCGAGGTCATCCTCGCCGTGTCCGACGACGGCGGCGGCATCGACGTGGGGCGGGTGCGCGACGAGGCGTCGCGACGAGGGGCCGACACCACCGCCCTGTCCGACGAGGAGACGCTGTACCTGATCTTCCGCTCCGGGCTGTCGACGGCCGAGTTCATCTCCGACGTGTCGGGGCGCGGCGTGGGCCTCGACGTGGTGCGTACCGCGGTCGACGCCACCCGGGGGCGCATCGACGTCCGCTCGACGCCGGGCGAGGGCACCGAGTTCCGCATCGTGGTGCCCATCACCCTGGCCGTCCTGCCCTGCCTGCTGGTGGAGGCGGGGGGCCGGTGTTACGCCCTGCCGCTCCATTCGGTGCTGGTGGCCCAGGACGCCGAGCACGCCCCGCTGCGCCACGCCGAGGGGCGCCTGAGCGTGCAGGTGGGCAGCCAGGCCGTGCCGGTGTCCGACCTGGGCGCCGTGCTCGGTGCCGACGAACCCGCCGAGGGCCCGGTGGTGGTGGTGTCGGGCGTGACCCGACGCCACGCCTTCCGGGTCGACCGCCTCGTCGGCCAGCGCGACGTGGTGGTCAAGGGGCTCGGCCGCCTGCTCCCCCGCCTCGACGTGCTGGCCGGGGCGAGCGTGGAACCCGACGGCTCGATCCTGGTGGTGCTCGACGCCCCCGGGCTCATCGACCGGGCCCGATCGCGCCGGGAGCGGCCGTCGACGTCGGGGCCTGCACTGTCGACGCCGCGTCGGGGAACGATCCTCGTCGTGGACGACGCCATGACGGTGCGAGAGCTGCAACGGTCGATCCTCGAGCGGGCGGGCTACGCCGTGCGCACCGCCGACGACGGGGTCAGCGCCTTGGCCCGGCTGGCCGAGGAGCCGGCCGACTTGGTGATGACCGACGTGGAGATGCCCCGCATGGACGGCTTCGCCTTGACCGAGGCCATCCGGGCCCAGCCCTCGACGGCCACCATCCCCGTGCTCATCCTCACCTCGCGGGCGGGCGACGAGGACCGCCAGCGGGGGCTGGAGGCGGGCGCCGACGGCTACATCGTCAAGAGCGCCTTCGACGAGTCGGGCCTGCTGGCCGCAGTGGAGCGGTTGCTCGGGCGGGCCTCGTGA